Proteins encoded in a region of the Roseateles sp. SL47 genome:
- a CDS encoding alkaline phosphatase D family protein → MSQDVCAPPSKAGPGLPTTQLLISAEAPWHRVEQGVPQAGRVPLLTAFRPDLGWPHWLLRVPMAWHGGDVYERLPGALQVEPWVPPGRGRPGDPWRTSVALDQFPVATHNADPALPAPWPGLLLLAVYLEPRVVALEGFHQGCMHALIGDELMAQLEGALLQLLDLPYQRWRQAFVASPRPAAHQNLTLALAACQYPPGLLDVSPGCDIDPSQAAPALASMARLHRWARHHPDGRELSLLLLAGDQIYADASGGIADSRSGVERYAGAYGEFKAGPVKHLPPSVGRVVHSVDDHEIVDNWEPDRDGVGPWFEAARQAAWDHRWEAGPRTGGPRCLWHEFEWLGGAFFVADARCERQARRAANWSQARLWSEAQRDAFAEWLDRSRGRPRFMLCGSLPLPRRRTTAEHAASCLRSDAWDGYPHSLHELLGAIWAQRADGLVFLSGDEHRSGWISARISPVDSDGGRGDPSGRHGEQNDVVEVHSIHSSALYAPWPFAVTAMEELAAPEVFEFNGPQGRRLRCEVSAWQDHPGDGTAVMSVVGGELHLWFDRAHHPLHEAGAGADRPSPCARLRLGLAKDLQSGHATLPSP, encoded by the coding sequence ATGAGCCAGGATGTTTGCGCGCCCCCATCAAAAGCCGGCCCTGGCCTGCCGACGACCCAACTGCTGATCAGCGCCGAGGCCCCGTGGCACCGGGTGGAGCAGGGCGTTCCGCAGGCCGGCCGGGTACCGCTGCTCACGGCCTTCCGTCCGGACCTGGGATGGCCGCATTGGTTGCTGCGGGTGCCGATGGCCTGGCATGGCGGGGATGTCTATGAGCGCTTGCCGGGCGCCTTGCAGGTGGAGCCCTGGGTGCCGCCGGGCCGGGGCCGGCCGGGTGATCCCTGGCGGACCAGTGTGGCGCTGGACCAGTTCCCGGTGGCCACGCACAACGCTGATCCTGCGCTGCCAGCGCCCTGGCCGGGCCTGCTGCTGCTGGCCGTGTACCTGGAGCCCCGAGTGGTGGCCCTCGAAGGCTTCCATCAAGGCTGTATGCACGCCCTGATCGGCGACGAGCTGATGGCACAGCTGGAAGGCGCGCTGCTGCAGCTGCTGGACCTGCCGTACCAGCGATGGCGGCAGGCCTTCGTGGCCAGCCCCCGGCCCGCTGCCCATCAGAACCTGACACTGGCCCTGGCCGCCTGCCAATACCCACCCGGCCTGCTGGATGTGAGCCCTGGCTGCGACATCGACCCTTCACAGGCCGCCCCGGCCCTGGCGTCCATGGCCCGTCTGCATCGCTGGGCCCGTCACCATCCGGACGGGCGGGAGCTCTCCCTGCTGCTGCTGGCGGGGGACCAGATCTACGCCGATGCCAGCGGCGGCATCGCCGATTCCCGCAGTGGTGTTGAACGGTATGCCGGTGCCTATGGCGAGTTCAAGGCCGGGCCGGTGAAGCACTTGCCCCCTTCGGTCGGGCGTGTGGTGCACAGCGTGGATGACCACGAGATTGTCGACAACTGGGAGCCGGACCGTGACGGGGTGGGGCCCTGGTTCGAAGCTGCCCGGCAGGCGGCCTGGGACCACCGATGGGAGGCCGGCCCCCGGACCGGCGGACCGCGCTGCCTCTGGCATGAGTTCGAGTGGTTGGGCGGCGCCTTCTTTGTGGCGGATGCTCGTTGCGAACGGCAGGCCCGGCGTGCGGCCAACTGGTCTCAGGCCCGTTTGTGGAGTGAGGCGCAACGGGATGCGTTTGCCGAATGGCTGGACCGCAGCCGGGGCCGTCCGCGCTTCATGCTGTGTGGCTCGCTGCCGCTGCCGCGCCGCCGCACCACGGCCGAGCATGCGGCGAGCTGCCTGCGCTCCGACGCGTGGGACGGATATCCGCACAGCCTGCATGAACTGCTCGGTGCGATCTGGGCGCAGCGGGCGGATGGACTGGTCTTTCTGTCTGGTGATGAGCACCGTTCCGGCTGGATCAGCGCACGGATCTCACCCGTGGACAGCGACGGCGGCCGTGGTGACCCCTCGGGCCGGCACGGCGAGCAGAACGACGTGGTGGAGGTGCATTCCATCCACAGCTCGGCGCTGTATGCACCCTGGCCGTTTGCCGTGACGGCGATGGAAGAGCTGGCCGCGCCCGAGGTGTTCGAGTTCAACGGCCCCCAAGGGCGCCGCTTGCGCTGTGAAGTCAGCGCCTGGCAGGACCATCCGGGGGATGGCACCGCCGTGATGTCGGTGGTGGGTGGCGAGCTGCATCTCTGGTTTGATCGGGCGCATCACCCTCTCCATGAAGCGGGGGCCGGGGCGGACCGGCCAAGCCCGTGCGCGCGGCTGCGGCTGGGGCTCGCCAAAGACCTCCAGAGCGGCCATGCGACACTGCCGTCGCCATGA
- a CDS encoding inorganic triphosphatase, with translation MKEIELRFQIPPSQWAAVHRWVNGEEDAPGAGAHRERLRASYFDTPTRDLARAGFALRLRLEGDTWVQTLKGAAPDGMTRLEHNVPVAGDAPVLDLGRHADHPAGQALQVLLDRLGSPTLQALFRTDIERLSRAFSTPFGDVELALDQGALLAGEFPEERRTPVSELEIELKQGDPRAVLEVAREWALHRFGLTLELRTKALRGDLLARGEAAAPAQASGPASWRAGQTQAQALTTLLQSVVEPLLGNASQIITGIHQPEHLHQLRVALRRLRVGADLLVAAVQTDRGGAAPHGEPDHAVVGGPGAEVEAVAVTVTDEDLLALRSLGEGARQLGRLLTAARDADAQALAGWRRDLERAWQQAPMPTRPDATPVLPAAVDGPTPGQLLAEPLWQDWMLSIVAWLVRGWPSQAPAEAVLSVVEQMGDKALHLARRFDKLDVEGRHHLRRRLRRWKMALEMTAQLQGGGRESEARSAAPHSGKGHKSSKAQAARVELPRRVARQLARVQEVQKPLGELNDLEVGLAQARASLVRAVAAGAAGEAARAAFELGWLTPLRNEALTRMRRRVKRLKR, from the coding sequence ATGAAAGAAATCGAACTCCGCTTCCAGATCCCTCCGTCGCAATGGGCCGCCGTGCACCGCTGGGTGAACGGGGAGGAGGACGCCCCGGGTGCTGGGGCTCACCGCGAGCGGCTGCGCGCCAGTTATTTCGACACCCCCACCCGCGACCTGGCCCGCGCTGGCTTTGCGCTGCGGCTGCGTCTGGAAGGCGACACCTGGGTGCAAACGCTCAAGGGGGCGGCGCCGGACGGCATGACCCGCCTGGAGCACAACGTGCCGGTGGCGGGGGATGCGCCGGTGCTGGATCTGGGCCGCCATGCCGACCATCCGGCCGGCCAGGCGTTGCAGGTTTTGCTGGACCGGCTCGGATCCCCCACCTTGCAGGCGCTGTTCCGCACCGACATCGAACGGCTCAGCCGCGCGTTCTCCACCCCGTTTGGCGACGTGGAACTGGCGCTGGACCAGGGGGCGCTGCTGGCGGGGGAATTTCCGGAAGAACGGCGCACCCCGGTGTCGGAACTGGAGATCGAGCTGAAGCAGGGCGATCCCCGGGCCGTGCTGGAAGTGGCCCGCGAATGGGCCTTGCATCGGTTCGGTCTCACGCTGGAACTGCGTACCAAGGCGCTGCGCGGTGATCTGCTGGCCCGTGGTGAGGCCGCAGCCCCGGCGCAGGCCAGTGGCCCGGCGTCCTGGCGTGCCGGTCAGACCCAGGCGCAGGCCCTGACCACGCTGCTGCAGTCGGTGGTGGAGCCGCTGCTGGGCAATGCCTCGCAGATCATCACCGGCATCCATCAGCCCGAGCACCTGCATCAACTGCGGGTGGCGCTTCGCCGGCTGCGCGTCGGTGCGGACCTGCTGGTGGCGGCCGTGCAGACGGACCGTGGCGGGGCCGCTCCCCACGGTGAACCGGATCACGCCGTCGTGGGCGGGCCCGGTGCGGAGGTGGAGGCGGTTGCGGTGACGGTGACGGACGAGGACCTCCTGGCCCTGCGCAGCCTCGGTGAAGGCGCACGGCAGCTGGGCCGTCTGCTCACTGCCGCGCGTGATGCCGATGCCCAGGCACTGGCCGGCTGGCGAAGGGATCTGGAGCGGGCCTGGCAGCAGGCGCCGATGCCAACGCGGCCCGACGCCACACCGGTCCTCCCCGCTGCCGTCGACGGCCCCACCCCGGGGCAACTGCTGGCCGAGCCGCTCTGGCAGGACTGGATGCTCTCCATCGTCGCCTGGCTGGTGCGCGGCTGGCCGTCGCAGGCGCCCGCTGAAGCGGTGCTGAGCGTGGTGGAACAGATGGGCGACAAGGCCTTGCATCTTGCCCGCCGTTTCGACAAGCTGGATGTGGAAGGGCGCCACCACCTGCGGCGCCGTTTGCGTCGCTGGAAGATGGCGCTGGAGATGACGGCCCAGTTGCAGGGCGGAGGCCGTGAGAGCGAGGCGCGGTCAGCGGCTCCCCACAGCGGCAAGGGCCACAAGAGCAGCAAGGCCCAGGCTGCGCGGGTGGAGCTTCCCCGACGGGTGGCCAGGCAATTGGCCCGGGTGCAGGAGGTGCAGAAACCGCTCGGGGAACTGAATGACCTGGAAGTGGGCCTGGCGCAGGCCCGCGCCTCGCTGGTGCGCGCCGTGGCGGCCGGGGCCGCCGGTGAAGCGGCCCGCGCCGCGTTCGAGCTGGGCTGGCTCACCCCCTTGCGCAATGAGGCGCTGACGCGGATGCGTCGGCGCGTGAAGCGCCTGAAGCGCTGA